From Solibacillus sp. FSL W7-1464:
AATAATTTAAATTTTCAGGAAACTAAGGGAAAAGCACTGCACTTGGTTTATACAAATTCAGCGCTTTCTCTCAGTTTTCATCCTTCTGTTTTCTTGATACAAAAACAAGCAAGAAAAGCATGAACATAGTCATTACCAAAAATACAATGGCATCCCAAAATGCGGCACGATTGCCTGCTCCGACAAGGTTCAAATAAATAGTTGTGTACGTATAGTAAAGCTGAGGTACAAAATACAGGACTGCCAGAATTAATGTTAATACAACTCCCACTATGTAAACCACACTATACAGGCGAATCATATTCCATTCATTTTCAAATATTTCTTTATAAGTTTCTTTATCTTTTTGATGTTTTTTAAATAAGGAGTTCAAATAGATTTTGCCGTTTTCCATCAAGTTATAACAGCCTGTTAAATTTTCCACAACATAATAAACATCCGTTTTCATATAGAAACAGCATTGGTAGATACATTTTATGAAAATATCCAACACGATGATCCCAAGAATTCCTATGAAACCTGAATACGGAAAAAGAAGCATTAGAACGAGTGACAGGAAAAGAATGACCTGCTCAAAGGACATTCCGGCAAGATACAGGATATTTCTCTTTTTTTGATCGAGTTTCCAAGCTTGAGTGAGGTCTGTTTCAAAAACTATAAATAACAGCCGATTTCCGATACTTAATTTAGCAGGCAAGTCATGCGCTCGAATGGCAAGAATATGTCCGAACTCATGAATGAAAATTAGTACTAAAGAAATGGATAGATATATAAGAATATTCAACACCATAGAATCGAACAGGAATATATCTTTGTAATGAGGAAAAAGCTCCGGATTCAGTATGAGAATGATGATGTTTGCAATGAA
This genomic window contains:
- a CDS encoding peptidase; translated protein: MKVSFQSEITLCPLSIRKDKKHYIVEEPVSGDFFELPEIGIDAIKRLENGEELVSIEQALKKSYPHEEVDIIDFVEQLLELGLVHEVDGVIVKKEQAKFTSRSGGFLWIPYSVGRLFFNGAMNKIYMLLFIANIIILILNPELFPHYKDIFLFDSMVLNILIYLSISLVLIFIHEFGHILAIRAHDLPAKLSIGNRLLFIVFETDLTQAWKLDQKKRNILYLAGMSFEQVILFLSLVLMLLFPYSGFIGILGIIVLDIFIKCIYQCCFYMKTDVYYVVENLTGCYNLMENGKIYLNSLFKKHQKDKETYKEIFENEWNMIRLYSVVYIVGVVLTLILAVLYFVPQLYYTYTTIYLNLVGAGNRAAFWDAIVFLVMTMFMLFLLVFVSRKQKDEN